The genomic window CATGTGATCCACATTGAGAAGAAGGTGTGTTACTGCAACTAGTGTGATGGCCTGTCTGGTAAATGCTTGATTTGTCAGGTGTGCTACACCTGCAGAGGCTAAAACACAAAGCAGGTATTAGGCAGGGGAAACAGTATCGAGTATTGCTCGGAGTGaagctgcagtattatcaataAGATAGTCGACGTACTGGAGTAACAttaggatgactgccctcctTTGAGTTGgaacatggctctgaaataaaagatgaaatcagttgctgctactcctccaccccgacctgtgcgTCCAAGAACATGTAATTAGGTTAAGTAAGATTGGAAAGGGGTTCAGACAAAGTCATATCACTAGACATGTAACATTTGGCTTCAGATTAGAGATCCAGCGTTGGTAGAATTGCAGATCTTGACTTGTGTAAGCATGGATCAACTTTCTCCTTTAACCTATTTATCTTCCGTATATGTGCACCAGTTTTAAACCTGTTACACCTAATGTTCTGTCTGACTGTAGCGAATGTGTGAGgttttttcttaatttcagATTCCTGGAAAATGTCTAACTCTGTCTTCCTATCCTTCCAATCAAGGTGAAGGAAAGAATGAAGAACCATTTAGCATTGAATGACCATGCCAGTATGTTCTTTAGGAAGGCCTACAAAGTTCCCAAGTACACCAAGAGCAGCGGCAAGATCAGCATACGTGGCTGTCTACTTCGCAGCTATGTCCTCCATCTCATTGCTAAGATCATCCTGGAAGTTGTGTTTATTGTGGGTCAGTACTTTCTTTACGGTTTTACCCTCCAGGCTCGCTACGTCTGCACTCGCTTCCCTTGCCCTCACAAGATAGACTGCTTTCTGTCCAGGCCTACAGAGAAGTCCATCATCATCTGGTTCATGCTTGTGGCAGCCATCGTCTCCCTCATCCTCAGCCTGGTTGAGCTGTTCTATCTGTGTGTAAAGGCTGCGAAGGAGTGCATGGCGAGGAGGCAGGACTACACCGTGACCCCGGTGACACCTCCAATTTCGGAAAAGAGAGCTTTTAAAAGGCGGGATGAGATGATCCAGAATTGTGTCAacctggagctggagctgcaaGGACGAAAGTTGGGAATGAATGGGATCACAGGGGGGGTCAGCGAGGTTGCTAAAAATGTGACGTCCGAGAACAACATGGGCGAGGTCCACATCTGAAGAACGGAGGCAGTGATAGGTTGTACATCCATCCAGCTCCAGGAGAGTTTGTGTGCTTTGGCTTTAGAGAGTAAAGGGGGAGGGGGGCACCAGCTTCTGTAAATAGGACtcagtcacatttaaaatgttgcttaaaATAACTGCAAGTGACTTTTGTGACACTatacaaaaaaatctatgtTTTTATGCTGTTGGCAGACCCTTCATTTTGAAACAAGGCACCTGTAGTAGACTCAGATTTTGGCTGATTTTGATGAAGGTAAtttgaaaaaattaaatgttgattaaatAAACCTCCTGGATTCAGATTTTCATCACAATAAAAGTGTTCTTTTCTTACCGTGTTGTTATGTTTGCACATTCTCTGAcatgatagaaaaacacagagttgCCCTAGAGTAGAGATGAACATAGTTCATAGCTGTTGCTTCCTTAAATTATTATCTCATCTGTCTAAAATTTAGCTTTTTACCTTGAGAACCATTTGGTGTATCCACGTAACAAGGAGTTTGGCTCCTGAGAGTGATTATCCAACACCTGTCAATTATTCACACAATTATTACACTCATCCACTTGGGTTGTGTCTGACTTACAACTTTTTCCTGCTCTCGTTTGCTGACGGGTAAAACATGACATGAGTGCCAGATGTGTGTTGCGCAATGTGATCCCGCATCAGTCTGCTGTCCTCTGAAACTCCAAGGTCCAACTTCAGTTAGTGATCTGTACCAGCCACAGAAAGTTCTTTCAGTGCAGATCAGCAGGTAAGATGCAACAAATTTTCTTCTCTACAGATAACGGATCACTTGATGAATTTAAAACTTAtcacaaatgtgaatatttttaaatatgttttcatatataTCATCATCACCAATGTGATTGTGCAgtaaaatcacttttttaatATGGACTTATTCGAAAAAGGATCGTTCTTTCCAtcaggtttattattaatatatgaCTGTGACAGCCTTAGATGACCAACACGGCTAATTTTTCTAATTAACCCGCATGTTATATTTCTTATATGTATAGTGTATAAAACATCAAATTTCAGTTGTATTTTACAGgttaacaaaatgtttttcaaagcaaatccctgtttatttccttttatagtat from Anabas testudineus chromosome 24, fAnaTes1.2, whole genome shotgun sequence includes these protein-coding regions:
- the LOC113149721 gene encoding gap junction Cx32.7 protein-like, translated to MGEWDVLGRLLDKVQTHSTVIGKVWLTVLFVFRILVLRTGADKVWGDEQSDFVCNTQQPGCENVCYDLAFPISHVRFWVLQIIAVATPKLLYLGHVLHVIHIEKKVKERMKNHLALNDHASMFFRKAYKVPKYTKSSGKISIRGCLLRSYVLHLIAKIILEVVFIVGQYFLYGFTLQARYVCTRFPCPHKIDCFLSRPTEKSIIIWFMLVAAIVSLILSLVELFYLCVKAAKECMARRQDYTVTPVTPPISEKRAFKRRDEMIQNCVNLELELQGRKLGMNGITGGVSEVAKNVTSENNMGEVHI